AACATTCATCGAAGTTcttaagtttattattattttttgaaataccggtttatttaggttttgcgcATGTTCACGTGTGCTACGTAGTTATTGATGTTTTTCGCCTATCCATAATACATTTGCAAGCTAGATGAGgatatgctttgacattcatccttttttgactttcatccatactCCGGTCCATAACCAGAAAAAagtgcaagatattgctgtaGTGATGAATAAAAGGATAAGAAATAATTTTTTCTTGCCTGACAACTGTGATGCTATTTTTGATCTGTAGCTGCCTGGCTCCATTTTTGGTATTTCCTGAATTTGGGGATGGGGGGAATAGTCAGTTAGaatcttttctctctcctccccccaacacaTTTTTCTCCACCAGGTGTTTTGACATGATATTCTCCTGTGCCCggatcccctccctcccccaccgctTCTCCTTTCCTGCGACTAAGGGTTCCTATGCAACCACTGAGGCAGGGAGGTGAAATTGGCTGCTCTGTGTGGCCACACACCTGCTTGCATGCTAAAGTCTGCAGTGAGGCAGTGCTAGTGCATATAATGATTGGTTGGGTCAAGATCTAGATATGCCATGGGGAAGCTATCTAGAAAACTTGCCCTGCTCTTGGCTTCTTGCCTGCATCATGCGCACAAGCACATGAATAGGAAACAGTGGTTTTTGGCTTGCATCCCAGCTGGTAGGAAGGTTATCTGTGGAAAGGTTGGGTTAACTCATTTAAAGAATTTGAAGTCTATTGAAATGCACATGAGAGAAAGCATACGTTGTGTTTTAGATGATGGGCATATGTCTGTGTTGCAGGTGATGCCATCCTAGGAGAGGCATTCCCTCATCTCTcacagaatgcctcttctaaaatggCAGCCATTGCctgcctgttttttttaaatctgtaacCTGATGAATCAGGGCGATTTTTTAGCTGTGTCTTTTAATCTGATGAATTGACAGAATGTTGACCCTGACCCTTAATTTCTTCTTTTGCTCCTGGCAGGTTACCAGCTTCAGCCACCGCTGAGCCCAGCTGCACCATGGATAGATGATTTTGGCCCCGCCCCCGCCATGCTGCAGTCACGTGCCCGCTACCTGCTGCTCTTCCTGGGGGTGCAGCTGGTGGTGATGGCCCTGCTGTACCGCGAGGGCTACCGCAGGAGAGTTGCCTATTTCTTAGGCATCTTCTACAAGGGGGGCACATCGACTCTGTTGGGTAGCCTACACAACGTCTCACTGTCGGGGGATGTCTACGCAAACCTGAGCCTGATCGCCCGGCCCCCTTTGCCCCAAGAGGACCTTCCTTATTGTCCTGAGACATCTCCTTTCCTTGGTAAGGGAGTTGGGAATCCTATGTTCTTTTGAAGTTTTGGGAAGGAACTAGGTTTTGGGTTTTCTCCCAGAATTAGCTGGATCAGATGGCACTGCAGGAATAGATGCACAGAACCTGCAAATTACTCTTTCAGTGCagatttttaaaccattttagcTCAACATTGCACATACGCAataggggccaaatgtgtacacttgtgggctgggcagaacggGTTAAGTGACACTGAACTCTCCATTGGCAAGCCAAGGATACTGAACACAAAAATGATGGAGTCTGTTTTCAGTTGACTTGGTCAAAATGAACCTGCCTGATAACTCTTCCAGTTTGGTGACCCCTTTTCATATTCTTTTGCCATCTGAGTTGTCGTGGGTGGGACAGAAAGCAGGCCTTCTcaattacagcaataccttgactttcatccacttgacgttcatcgctttgctctttcgttttcaattataaccacatttcaaatttcgttcacgtgctttcctctttcatccagtttcatccaaccttccacaatgtttgtccatgtttttatgtttattttccttttatttctgttcatttatgttttgcatgcattcacatgtgttatgtAGTTATTCAGCATTTTCCACTGGCCACAATAAATGtgtaagctaaataaggctatgctctgacattcatccatttttgactttcattcaTGCTCTGGTTTATAACCAgacgaaagtgcaaggtattgctgtatgtcCAGATTATGGAATAGTCTGTCTGAGGAGGTACACCTGGCCTCATCACTGCCTACTTTCTGTGGAGCAGTGAAGACTGTTTTATTCTAGTGCGCTTTCCACTGATATTGTACCTCAGAATGTCAAATGGATTCTCTTTTACATCCTATACATATTGCTTTATATAAATATAACCCATCTATATGTGTGATTTTGTTTATATGTGAGGTGCTTTGTGTTCAAAGGCAGGATTATTGCAATAAATAATGCCGGTTAGTGAACTTGTTTGCTGATGAAGAGCTCAGTGTTGCCCCAAAGCTTGCATCATCTTCACACTCCTAACTGATCTAGTGATGGAGAACTTCATGGCCTCGTTGTTGCCTGTTTTGCAAAGCAGCAGCTTGTGAGTGCTGGCAGGATGCTCACAATTGTCTGTGAATTTCAAGAGAGTGGTTCTTTATGCCCAGTGTTCTTCTCTGGTTAGGTATTTGGCATCTGATAAAGTGAAAATGGTTCACAGAGGAACATATGTAtgagtgcaattctaaccaactttccagcactggcatagctgtgtcagtggggcatgtgtggcatcctgaagttgggtggcagtcacagaggcctcctcaaggtaaggcaatgtttgttcccttacctcagaattgcattgcccttagcttggtgctggaaagttggttaggattgtgccctaagtatatAAGAATATAGGAACTGAGCATGAGAGTAACCTTGTATGGTCTTTTTAATACAAAATGAAAAGTGTTTGATTAGAGTCGGGCAttgctaagactgcaatcctaaccacactttcctgagagtaagccccattgaacaaaatgggacttactgctgagtagacctggttaggattgtgcccgaagtcaGAGTCTTGGTCTAGCTAGCTCTAGATTGTCAACaatctaggtttttttttttttcccttgctccaCCTGGAAATGCCTGGACtcaaacctgggatcttctggaTGCAAACCAGGTGTGCTTCCACTGAGCAACAGCCTTTCCCCATGTCTGCCGAGGATCTTAATATTCAAATCGCCTCCGTGGATCGGAATCAGGATTGCAAGAGCTGTTTGCCAGACTTCCCAGTTTGCTGTTGGGAGTGCTCTGATCTTTTATGATTTCGGCAGATGCCCTTGGGAGTTTTAGTGGTGGCAGTCAGGTCCCATTTTAGATACAGACCTTGTgaggagggtggagtggggggggggaagtttacTTCACAAGTTGTCCTGTTTATAAGGTGCAAATATGTGTCTGTTCCTTGCTGATTCCATTTTTCTGCCAGCCAACAATGGACACATAAGCAGTCTTATGATGAGAGTCTTTTCCCACCTTAAAGACAAACCAGAATCGGCTTTCTAGCTGCTGCAGAActattgcttttgttgttgttgcaacaGAAGTTATAACTAGAAACAGCTTTCTGTGCCCTTGCAGTGGAGTAGATGTGCTGGAAGTGTTATGGGTTGTTTAAATGATCAACAGCTGCATACCTTGATGCCTTGCATACTATCTATTGCTAAGCCCCACGTTCCAAACAGTCCATCTGACCTGCGTATGAGTTGTCACTACTTGTGTTTGGAAGTCCAGGTCACCACAGGTATCATCCCCCTGGTCTTGGTGTGCCACACACTGAGAGGGAATCTGATTTGCTGCCTCTTACCTGCAGGAGGTCCCATCCGGGTAACGTTCCCAGCAGGGTTGTCTCTGGAAGACATTGTGCGGAAAAATCCCTATGTGAGCAAAGGAGGGCGCTACCACCCTCCCGACTGCGATTCCCTCCACAAGACGGCAGTCATCATTCCCCACCGCAACCGGGAGCAGCACCTCAAGTACCTGCTGTACTACCTGCATCCTTTCTTGCAGCGGCAGCAGCTCAACTATGGCATCTACATCATTCACCAGGTCTGTGGGGGTGCAAGGCAGGAGTCTTGAAAATCCAGGAACGGGCACCTCCTGTCCATACAGCATTAACCTAGGAAGGAGGCGAGATCTGGGGCAGGGAGCGCTGATGCAGGAGTCGCAGGTCTTGGCAGTTTTTCCCCAGTTGTAGGGAACTCTGGAGGGTACTGAGGCCACTGCCTACTCTCCAGATCTTATTTCCCTCCTGTTGGGAGAAGAGGGGGCAGGGCAGCAACTCCAGGGCCCTGCTCTTGTAGGGAATGGGGAGTGCTCACTGGAGGCCTGGCAAGACAATGGGAAGGGGTTGCCCAGGACATATCTTGCAGCAAGTGGAAAGCAATTATTCCTTCCCAGCCAACGTTGCAGGGATATGTGGCTTCCCTCATGAATTTGGATGCTCTAgggcagtagtcttcaaccttttttcgtgccatgaccccaataaaatAAATCTGGGGGCCCACCGCTGATCATATCCCCCATCCCGGACTCAATCCACCTGCACCATTTCCCCCTACTTCTGgtgtcttcacaacaaacctgtgagataGTGGCCTGAGCACGgccagctttaggagctgcaCTGCCAAGATaatgagaagaggctgtgcaggattatatcaagataaggcagtaccattattggattggatccaagccctctcttgcagtCTTAGCAAGGTTGCCACGACCACTCAAATGAGGCTTCACAAAGCAAAGGTTCCCACCATAATGCAGATGTAGAATGGCGATTGGGGGTGGGGACTGAAAGGGGAGTAGCAACCAATGGTTGGCGTTTAGCAAAGTCCTTGAAGAGGAAGCAGATGAGCTGGGAAATCTTTGTTGTGGGCAAATGAGGACCTGCTGGAGCGAAGTCCATGAAATGAAGAAAAGCAGGATGCAAATTAAGTCTGTCCAGGTGGCTTGGTGCTGGAGGAGCCATCAGGCCTTTAGGACTGAGCAGGAAGCAAGGGCACCACATGAATACAATCTTGTACAAGCCACCATCCTGAATGAGAGTGAGCTTTGTAGGGAAACTAGTGGGAATGTGAAAATCTGGGAAGCATGGTGTCTGTGTAAGCATGTGTGCTGCCCTATGACTATCCCGTCCCCTCCCTCAGGCTGAGAACTACACTTTTAATCGGGCCAAGCTCTTGAATGTGGGCTTCAAAGAAGCCATGAAGGACGAGGACTGGGACTGCATGTTCTTCCATGATGTGGACCTCATTCCTGAGGATGACCGCAACTTGTACATCTGTGACCGTTTCCCCAAGCATGTGGCAGCTGCCATGGACAAGTTTGGTTACAAGTAAGGTTATTGGGAGACTGGTTTCTTTCCGGGGgactgcttctctctgcccttcccccagctTTCCTCAGTAAGGCCTAAAACTAAGGAGTACCAGTGTAGTGCAATGGTGTTAATAGGAGTGGAGAGGCTGGAGTTCagattcccactcagccatggagcttgcTTGGGTGACTTTGAGCTGAGTTACATACACTTGGCCTTGACCCTACCTCAGAGTGACTGCCAGGGCTATTttgagggtgggagagagaacaTTGCACATTGCCCTGAGTtctgtggaggaaggggtgaGATAAAAATGGAGCTTGTTAGTGTCCAAATGTAGCTAAGTGCAGGCTGGGTGTGGAGGAGGACATGATGCTTATGACTGGTGGATTACCTAAAAATAAATgtccattaaaaacaaaattattctggCAGGCTTCCCTACAAGACTTACTTTGGAGGGGTTTCGGCACTCAGTCCAGAGCAGTACATGAAGATGAATGGCTTCCCCAACAACTACTGGGGCTGGGGAGGTGAAGATGACGACATTGCCGTCCGGTAAGTATTTTCCTGACAGGTGTGTCCACTTTCAGCCATTCAGCATCAGCAGCCCATCTCAGGGCTTTAGTTCACTTGGAGGtgggttaaccccccccccccaaatgtgcaaGGGACAATAGTGCAGCTGTGGAACAGAACCATAGGAACGGGCTCCCAAGTCCTTTCCCTTGGATTACGGCACAGGTTCTGTACAGACTGTAGATCTTGGCAAGGAGAGAATGGGTGAGATGAAGGCAAAAGCGAGGGTGCCTGAGTATGCTTGGTTGAAAAATGTCATTAAGTGAAACAGAGCCGCTTTGAAGGCATTGAAGTCACGCATGGCGTGGGTGTGCCGTGGCCACAGGGAAGAATGCGGGATTGTGCAGATACATCATACAGGCCCCTGCTGACACTATCACTTCATCTTAGGGTGGCACTGAGTGGGATGCTCATCTCTCGTCCATCTATTCAGTATGGCCGTTACCGTATGATCAAGCACGGGCATGACAAGGGCAACGAGCAGAATCCTAAAAGGTGAGTGGCTGGGGGAAATACGTGAAGAAACTGGGTCTGGACCATCACAGACCATGTAGATTGGTCCCCTGCAGAGCTGGCAGCAGGTCTGAGCTCTCCTGCCTTGCAGTCTCCATCTGCAGAGTCTCTAGGCTCTGGTGCATCCCATCTCCAAGATGAGGGACTCTTGCTGAACAATTTGATTTACATTTGTGTTAAGCTTGAGATGGTGAAGTCTCTGATGCTGATTTGCCCAGCTGGTCTGGTGCCACGGAATCAGACGGATTCCGGATTGAGTAACGGATCAGTTACTCAAGGAATAAAATAGTCAGTTTGGCTGGGCTTAAAACAATCACATATGATAGGCTGAGTGCTAGGAAGGGGTCTTGAAATGTAAGGAAGTTAAAATCAGGGAGCCCACAGCAGTTAGAGGAAGGATTACCTTGCTTGCTTTCATGCTGCAATTTTCCTTACCTGCTATGTATTCAGGTGCAGATCTTTCTCCCTTGCCTACTCACACCCTTTCCACCAGTAATGTGTGGTCTCTTCCCCCAGTCCCTTCAGCTCAATGTCTCCACTGCTTTTTAAGCCACCCTGGCTCTTGACCAGCAGTGTTGTATCTCTACTCGCCTTTAAGCACTGTGGGGTTCTAAAGAAGCACCTTGTTAAACCATTATAAGCACTCTTGTGCCACCATGAAATTTTGCTATACTTCAGCTATGGAAAACCCATGATTGTgcatccttctccctgccccttaacCATGTTGCAAACATTCAATATACAGTTTTGTGTCATTTGaaatatgtaaaaaaaacaacactgatgCATGAACCTTGGGACCTGCCgcggggggaagaaggggaagcAGGAAAACTGTTCTGGCCTCAACTTCTTCCTGCAAATTTTCTTACAGGTTTAATTTGCTGGCCAAGACACGGCGATCGTGGAAGCAGGACGGGATGAACACCTTGGAATATCAGCTGCTCTCTAAGGAACTCCACCCGCTCTACACTAACATCACCGTCTTCATTGGCACTGAGAAAGGAATGCACCACTCCACATGATGCGGTTGCCACAAGGTGGCATGGGAACAGGGGGGCCTGCCCTGGCATTGCTCCTGGATGGAGAGAACCAAAGACGCCAGTGGAGACAGAGCCCTGGACTGCATGCCGCTTGCCATGTCCACCAAGGTGCTAAGGGGGCTGCAATCCCCAGAATGAAGGGGGGGCTCCACCCAAGACATTTTTTCTTCCTGGAGTTTTTATCTGGGcggggtgggtgggctggggggGTGCCTGATTTTCTGGAACTTGACTTGTATGGGGGGGGATGCCTTTCTTTCATACCTTTGAAGGAGCAGCACAGCACCTCAGCCTGAGAAGTGGGACTGTCTTTTTTCAACCTGAactctgcagctgctgcaccacAAATTGTCTTTCTTATTAAAgtgcaatttattttaaaagagtgTTGCCAAATATGGTTTTCTTGTCTGAAGGGAGCTGCCAGGAGCCAGTGCTCTTGGATGAGCCATGCTTTCTGCCATGGTGGGAGCCTAGTTGGCTGGGAGGCAAGAGCAGCTGGAAGTGAGCCAGAGCTGGTGGGTAAGTCAACATGCTGGCACTGGGATGGTTCTGCTAATGAAGGTGGCGGTGAGGTCACTGTGGGCTGTAGAACCAGTGCTGAGGCAGAGTTCGTCTCTTGCTGGGATTTCTCCCCTGGATGATTTGGATCTTAAAGTTGTTTGTGCGACAGCTACCAGGCCCCAGCTTGGATTCTGACTAGGTAAGCACCCTTCCGTAACAGTATCTATCTTCCCAGCGTACATTAATAGTTCTCATCTATTGCTCTGATCCAATGTCTGTATACCCTAACAGTGAACCTAGTACTGCAATTGAATGTCTCTAAACTGTTCCTAAAGGTATGGTTTTATCCCGTGGTTATCAGCTTGGAACTTTGTTCAATCAGCCTCAAAGGCACAACAGATGTTTACAGCTTAAAGTGACAAGAATAATGTGGGAATTCTCCATTTGCCTTCACCTTATTCTGCTCTATGTCTTAAGCCCCGCAAATCAAGAGTCTATCATGAAGTAGGCTTTGAGTCAGTCAGGCTTGCTGTACTGATTAGAATGTGGTTTTAAGCTTGGCTATTACACTGCAGAATGTCTCAAAAGGACCATCAGTGATGTCTCTGCCCTTTCCCAGCCTCTGCCAGGAGAGACTCTTTAAAGGATTATCCCAGTCAaaagcaattttgggtggagtTGATGGTTTTGTGTaccaactccacagccctgctAATTATAATAGCTGGCATACCATTGCTGACCAGATGACAACCCCAGCAATGGCTTCCATTTCCTTGTCCTTCCTGAATGTCTGCTTGCCAGCAGCAAACTCCTAAGACACCACCCCTATTAACATTGCTATACTTCTCAGACCCCCAGGCAGCTGTTCAACTGCTCCTTTGCTATCTGAACCATCTCCAGCCTATCTACACACACTTCTGGCTCTACTACAGTTAAGCCCTTAAAGCCAACAGGACAAAGACAGTCACAACTACCTTTAGTCTGTTTAACTGGACTTGGCTTTCAAaatgtggtcctgatccagttaATTAGGCACAGCTATGAGGcacttgcttcttttttttttttttagtaagggAAAGGTAAAGCAGACTATTCAACCTCATAGCAGCTTCTCCTTCTGCCTCCAAGACTCAACAACAATTATTAGTCCTGCATAACTTCCAGCAGCAGAGCAGTCTGCCGGAGACTTAAACATAATGAGCATAAAGCCTCAGTTAACTTTTCCCTACAGTAAAGTTATAGGCCACCACAGTTCAGACAAttaagcaagggggggggggagagtcagtgTGAGACAATCAAAgcccccacagcagggaaagggaaagagggtATAGCCCCAAGAAAGTTAGGCACAACCAAGCATTCTGAATACATATGCAAAGGATTATGCTGTACAATGATTTCCATGGGAGTTACACCCAGGTAAACGTGTATAAGATTGTGGCCAAGAGTGCAATCTTTGGCATGCTTACCTGCAATACACCCATGGGACATGGtgggatttctgagtaaacaggtataAAACTGCAGTCAGTCATGATTACTTTCAGGATATCGCTAAGAATCCTAGGATTACTTAAGCATTTAAATAGATACAACTAACTAATGGAAGCTAATTCTACAAAGCACATTTGGTTCAGCTGGTACCAAATGTTCTGCCTGGAATAACTTGAGTGAAGGCCAGGACCCTTTTGTGCTCCCAGGAGTTCCATCAGCAGCAGTGAGGCTCTGCATGATCCGCTCAAAATTTAGTTCAATTTTATAAGCCGCATGTATTATGCAAGACCATTTAGTTTTGCTTatacaggtccaatcttgttatacactgatttgactcaacgcgaatggccactgcaaacgagaaggaatgtgctgatccctggagatgggggaaaaatacatccctttaaaaccagtttaaaaaactgctttcctTACTGTTGTACAGTTACTTACTGttacagtcatgcaagcgatcattccattcttcagctgagccaggcaaaggctgtgggtcctttgcatttctaattgcctctctacaacagtaagaaaagctgtttttaaaccacaattgtaaagggacagacttaattttttaaaactgcttttatttaacacattttatggtagcAGTAGGGAGTCTCACAATCACCCCTGAGGATGCTGAGGtacgaccttattccattaggagcaacggaGGGGGACAAGAAAcgtggaagtgggtttttaaatctattttttcaccttttttttttttaatccactagggttTTTGGAATAGAAACCCCATGGATAACAAGGAACAACCTGTATGCTTTTTCTGTAAGGGAAAGGGAAGCAAAGAGACCTCCAGTGcaacacaacccaatcctacagaGTGATTTTCTCTCTGGCTTCATAAGCATCACAACAAATTTTACCCACACACTTTCAAACTTGTTATAGCcaagaggactagaaacttttgAATGCCAAATTCTGCACCCTGAATATACTTGAATGTGTGTCATTGCCAAGTATACACTTAGTACATCTTGGAACAAAATACATGGAGAAGGGGGTGAAGGCTGTGAACTATTGACAGAAGCCATGTTCAACCACTTAATGTTTCTATGAAGGCATAACATTTTGCCTAATAGCCATTGTGCTTGCCAATATCAAACAGCTTGTTCCAGCACCAACAGCCAATCTATGGCTACAGACATACCCTCACCCTGGTGCAGATCATACCATTCAAACCATACCAAGGGATGGTAGCCCATGTGGCTCTTGGCTTCTGTGTAATCTGCACTTGCCTTTTTCCTGACATGAATGGCCAAACCAACACCCCTCCCAGCAGAGTGCCAAAACTGCTCCACAACAAGATAATGTAGTTATGCCACATCTTTGCAGAACCCAGCTCAGTGAGTAACAAGCAGTAAGTGGAATGTGGACGCCTGTGTTCCTAGTCTTGATCTTTTGTGCTTCAGGTCCCTCACCTGTCAAATAGGCATAAGAGTTTAATTCAGGGCGAGTCATAATGGTCTCCAGGATTTTAGTGTACCACTGCATCATTATGGAAAAAGACATGGTAATCTAGTTAGTGGTAATGGAAAGAAGAATGCTGTTTTTTATAGGCCTTTCAAATGCTGGATGTGCCTACCCTTTGTCCAGCAAATGTCTATCCTGTATGCCAATTTGGCCCATACTCACCCTACTGTTGATCACCTGAGTGATAGCCATGGTTGTTTCAATTCCATGAAATCGCATGGCAGGGGTGGCACAAACAAACTGTCCTCAACGTAGCCCCAGAGGAAATGGAGAACGAAAGTTCCATAGAACTGCAATAATGGACTTGGATTTCACGTATGCTGAAATTCAGTAAGCCTCCTCTGCACCTGACACCACCCTGCCCGACAGGAACTCCTCCTACCAGGCAAGGACATGTCAATTCCCTGGTGTGCACACCTACAGAACTTGGACTCCCTCTATCACCATGCACTATGTTTCTGCATCCCTTACCATTATGGTGTTACAGTTCACCAAAATCCCAGAAACCATTATGATGCACCCTGTATTTGTATACTGGGGACAGAGGTGTGTAAAGGTAAGGGGGTCAAATGGCAAGAAGAGAGACAGTGATCACATCCCTTATTTTCTGCACAGCTTTTGTGCTCCCTACACAAAAAAGCAGAACCTTAAGAAAAAGGTCCAAGAGTAGACAACCTAGTCCCATGCACAGATCTGCAAGCTGAGCTAAAGCAAAGTTTAAAACATCAGGACCATAGTTCAGTTCTAATCCCAACTAGGATCATGTGGTCCTAAGCACTatgtgcaaatccccccccccatttacaaaGAACACAAGGCATGTCCAAGATGGCTGCACATGAGTCAGCATAAACATTCGCTGGTTGGGGCAACCCTTTATTTCCAAGCAGGGGGAAGTTTTAGCAGCAATTCCCATGGGACCAACTCAGGCCACCAAGCCCATCAGTCCGCATAGTGCACAGGAGTGTCTGTCCATTCAAGCACAGGAGTGTTGAAATTGCTCGCACCAGGGAAGGGAATGGCTGCCGGGCCACATGCCGGAGTGATTTCAGAAGGGGCTGCGGCCAGCAAGGACCACGCAAGTCAGAGAAAGCACTGACCAGGCAGGGGAAGGCGGCATCCAGGCTGTGAGGGCGGTAGGATGCTGGCTCCACATGCTTCCCCCGTCTTTttcccactcccccctcccccccccccacaatgcttACCACTTGCAGCAGGGTCCTGGATAGCAATAGGACCTGGTCACTAGAGACTGGCCACAGTCAGGCAATCTGACCCAACCCCACTGTTCAAGTCCTGGCCCACTCAGACTCTCCCCTGTGGAGAAGTGCTCTGTGGGGCACTGGTTCCCTGCCCTACAGTCAGTCCTGGCCCGTCCAGGCTCTGGTGCAACAATGGAGTGCTCGCGCCGGGCACTGGCTCCTCGCCTGCCGGGCCAGTCCATCATCAGGAGCTGGCAGCTGTGCCCTGGGGCACACAGACACCCATCAGTGCAGTCTCGTCAGTTTCTCGATGACCACGCCCACGGAGTGGATAGTTGAGGCCAAGTCCCTCTGGGCGCGAGCCACCAGCAGTCCTAGTCCGGAAGGCCGAGGCGCCCAAGtgcaaggatgaggagcccagcCCGGTAGGGTTGCAGTCCAGGTGGCGAGGGCCCAGAGACACCTCCATGGCCTCGGGGAGTGGAGGAGACAGTGGGAGTGGAGGACGCTGGTACGGAGGGTGCCCGGTTGGGGGGAAACATGGCATGGCCTGGCTGGGAGTGGGCTTGTGAGGTAAGATGTGAGGAATACTCTCGCTGTCGCCGCTGGCCCA
This sequence is a window from Tiliqua scincoides isolate rTilSci1 chromosome 10, rTilSci1.hap2, whole genome shotgun sequence. Protein-coding genes within it:
- the LOC136661608 gene encoding beta-1,4-galactosyltransferase 3-like isoform X1, giving the protein MLQSRARYLLLFLGVQLVVMALLYREGYRRRVAYFLGIFYKGGTSTLLGSLHNVSLSGDVYANLSLIARPPLPQEDLPYCPETSPFLGGPIRVTFPAGLSLEDIVRKNPYVSKGGRYHPPDCDSLHKTAVIIPHRNREQHLKYLLYYLHPFLQRQQLNYGIYIIHQAENYTFNRAKLLNVGFKEAMKDEDWDCMFFHDVDLIPEDDRNLYICDRFPKHVAAAMDKFGYKLPYKTYFGGVSALSPEQYMKMNGFPNNYWGWGGEDDDIAVRVALSGMLISRPSIQYGRYRMIKHGHDKGNEQNPKRFNLLAKTRRSWKQDGMNTLEYQLLSKELHPLYTNITVFIGTEKGMHHST
- the LOC136661608 gene encoding beta-1,4-galactosyltransferase 3-like isoform X2 — its product is MYECNSNQLSSTGIAVSVGHVWHPEVGWQSQRPPQGGPIRVTFPAGLSLEDIVRKNPYVSKGGRYHPPDCDSLHKTAVIIPHRNREQHLKYLLYYLHPFLQRQQLNYGIYIIHQAENYTFNRAKLLNVGFKEAMKDEDWDCMFFHDVDLIPEDDRNLYICDRFPKHVAAAMDKFGYKLPYKTYFGGVSALSPEQYMKMNGFPNNYWGWGGEDDDIAVRVALSGMLISRPSIQYGRYRMIKHGHDKGNEQNPKRFNLLAKTRRSWKQDGMNTLEYQLLSKELHPLYTNITVFIGTEKGMHHST